The Papio anubis isolate 15944 chromosome 1, Panubis1.0, whole genome shotgun sequence genome window below encodes:
- the LINGO4 gene encoding leucine-rich repeat and immunoglobulin-like domain-containing nogo receptor-interacting protein 4, whose product MDAATAPKQAWPPWPPLLFLLLLPGGSGGSCPAVCDCTSQPQAVLCGHRQLEAVPGGLPLDTELLDLSGNRLWGLQQGMLSRLSLLQELDLSYNQLSTLEPGAFHGLQSLLTLRLQGNRLRIMGPGVFSGLSALTLLDLRLNQIVLFLDGAFGELGSLQKLEVGDNHLVFVAPGAFAGLAKLSTLTLERCNLSTVPGLALARLPALVALRLRELDIGRLPAGALRGLGQLKELEIHHWPSLEALDPGSLVGLNLSSLAITRCNLSSVPFQALHHLSFLRVLDLSQNPISAIPARRLSPLVRLQELRLSGACLTSIAAHAFHGLTAFHLLDVADNALQTLEETAFPSPDKLVTLRLSGNPLTCDCRLLWLLRLRRRLDFGTSPPACAGPQHVQGKSLREFSDILPPGHFTCKPALIRKSGPRWVIAEEGGHAVFSCSGDGDPAPTVSWMRPHGAWLGRAGRVRVLEDGTLEIRSVQLRDRGAYVCVVSNVAGNDSLRTWLEVIQVEPPNGTLSDPNITVPGIPGPFFLDSRGVAMVLAVGFLPFLTSVTLCFGLIALWSKGKGRVKHHMTFDFVAPRPSGDRNSGGNRVTAKLF is encoded by the coding sequence ATGGATGCGGCCACAGCTCCAAAGCAAGCCTGGCCCCCATGGCCCccactccttttcctcctcctcctacctGGAGGGAGTGGTGGCAGCTGCCCTGCTGTGTGTGACTGCacctcccagccccaggctgtGCTCTGTGGCCACAGGCAACTGGAGGCTGTACCTGGAGGACTCCCACTGGACACTGAGCTCCTGGACCTGAGCGGGAATCGCCTGTGGGGACTCCAGCAGGGAATGCTCTCCCGCCTGAGCCTGCTCCAGGAATTGGATCTCAGCTACAACCAGCTCTCCACCCTTGAGCCTGGGGCCTTCCATGGCCTACAAAGCCTACTCACCCTGAGGCTGCAGGGCAATCGGCTCAGAATCATGGGGCCTGGGGTCTTCTCAGGCCTCTCTGCCCTGACCCTGCTGGACCTCCGCCTCAACCAAATTGTCCTCTTCCTAGATGGAGCTTTTGGGGAGCTAGGCAGCCTCCAGAAGCTGGAGGTTGGGGACAACCACCTGGTATTTGTGGCTCCAGGGGCCTTTGCAGGGCTGGCCAAGCTGAGCACCCTCACCCTGGAGCGCTGCAacctcagcacagtgcctggcctagcCCTCGCCCGTCTCCCAGCACTAGTGGCCCTAAGGCTTCGAGAATTGGATATTGGGAGGCTGCCAGCTGGGGCCCTGCGGGGGCTGGGGCAGCTCAAGGAGCTGGAGATCCACCACTGGCCATCTCTGGAGGCTCTGGACCCTGGGAGCCTCGTTGGGCTTAATCTTAGCAGCCTGGCCATCACCCGCTGCAATCTAAGCTCGGTGCCCTTCCAAGCACTACACCACCTGAGCTTTCTCAGGGTCCTGGATCTGTCTCAGAATCCCATCTCAGCCATCCCAGCCCGAAGGCTCAGCCCCCTGGTGCGGCTCCAGGAGCTACGCCTGTCAGGGGCATGCCTCACCTCCATTGCTGCCCATGCCTTCCATGGCTTGACTGCCTTCCACCTCCTGGATGTGGCAGATAACGCCCTTCAGACACTAGAGGAAACAGCCTTCCCTTCCCCAGACAAACTTGTCACCCTGAGGCTATCTGGCAACCCCCTAACCTGTGACTGCCGCCTCCTTTGGCTGCTCCGGCTCCGCCGCCGCCTGGACTTTGGCACTTCCCCGCCTGCCTGTGCTGGCCCCCAGCATGTTCAGGGGAAGAGCCTGAGGGAGTTTTCAGACATACTGCCTCCGGGGCACTTCACCTGCAAACCAGCCCTGATCCGAAAGTCAGGGCCTCGATGGGTCATTGCAGAAGAGGGCGGGCATGCAGTTTTCTCCTGCTCTGGAGATGGAGACCCAGCCCCCACCGTCTCCTGGATGAGGCCTCATGGGGcttggctgggcagggctgggagagTAAGGGTCCTAGAGGATGGGACACTGGAGATCCGCTCAGTGCAGCTACGGGACAGAGGGGCCTATGTCTGTGTGGTCAGCAATGTTGCTGGGAATGACTCCTTGAGGACCTGGCTGGAAGTCATCCAGGTGGAACCACCAAACGGCACACTTTCTGACCCCAACATCACCGTGCCAGGGATCCCAGGGCCTTTTTTTCTGGATAGCAGAGGTGTGGCCATGGTGCTGGCAGTCggcttcctccccttcctcacttCAGTGACCCTCTGCTTTGGCCTGATTGCCCTTTGGAGCAAGGGCAAAGGTCGGGTCAAACATCACATGACCTTTGACTTTGTGGCACCTCGGCCCTCTGGGGATAGAAACTCTGGGGGTAACCGGGTCACTGCCAAGCTCTTCTGA